From Pseudomonas sp. G.S.17, the proteins below share one genomic window:
- a CDS encoding antitoxin Xre/MbcA/ParS toxin-binding domain-containing protein encodes MFAEAMRETAYHHYRLRMEALLHIPLEASAEHIHEQIENGFPASAVKTLLELGAISPITRDCIVPLRTLKRRLANDQQLTPIESHRLFQVVHITALAEALFGNPSKARRWLSKPRECLSGKRPVDLLFTTPGARHVEQMLVRIAEGFAF; translated from the coding sequence ATGTTTGCCGAAGCGATGCGCGAGACTGCCTACCACCACTACCGTCTGCGTATGGAAGCATTACTTCACATCCCGTTGGAGGCTTCTGCGGAACATATCCATGAACAGATAGAGAATGGCTTCCCGGCGTCTGCAGTGAAAACGCTCCTTGAGCTCGGAGCAATAAGCCCAATCACGCGTGATTGCATTGTGCCGCTCAGGACCCTCAAACGACGGCTGGCGAACGATCAGCAATTGACGCCGATTGAGAGTCATCGTCTTTTTCAGGTGGTGCATATCACCGCGCTGGCTGAAGCACTGTTCGGAAATCCTTCGAAAGCGAGACGTTGGCTGAGTAAGCCCAGGGAATGTTTGTCAGGCAAACGGCCGGTTGACTTGCTGTTCACAACGCCAGGGGCGCGCCATGTCGAACAAATGCTTGTACGTATAGCGGAAGGCTTCGCGTTCTAA
- a CDS encoding transposase: MRQRKSYPKSFKTQVVQECEQPGVSVAAIAMSHGINANVVRRWIPLYRDRQAVALPAFIPLKVAPVEPKHKTEASAIIALALGEQSLIVKWPTSDPDGCARFVRGLVL; this comes from the coding sequence ATGCGCCAACGTAAGTCATACCCGAAATCCTTCAAGACCCAAGTCGTTCAAGAGTGCGAGCAGCCCGGTGTTTCCGTGGCAGCTATTGCGATGAGTCACGGGATTAATGCCAATGTCGTTCGCCGGTGGATACCGCTTTACCGTGATCGGCAGGCAGTCGCGCTGCCAGCTTTCATTCCTTTGAAAGTCGCGCCGGTTGAACCAAAACATAAGACCGAAGCGTCAGCGATCATTGCGCTGGCGCTTGGCGAGCAATCGCTCATCGTGAAATGGCCAACTTCCGACCCTGACGGATGCGCCCGCTTTGTCCGAGGGCTTGTTCTTTGA
- a CDS encoding IS66 family transposase, with protein MTSLPNLDHLTPEQLRALAAQLIQRVETLDHQVDTLGKTVETMGKKINRDQTVIEKLTHEIAQLKRLKFAKRSEQMNPEQASLLDDLIDTDIAAIEAELQALQTVLAPTEKKQKPKRTALPAEFPRTLIHHEPDNTHCPCGCALKRIGEDVSEKLDYTPGVFTVERHVRGKWVCDNCETLIQAPVPAQIIDKGIPTAGLLAHVMIAKFADHLPLYRQESIFGRAGLAIPRSTLAQWVGVTGVQLQPLVDALRDVVLGQQVVHADETPVQMLMPGTKKTHRSYVWAYATSQFCETAAVVYDFSPSRAGEHARNFLQDWKGKLVCDDFGGYKASFALGVTEIGCMAHARRKFFELHATNKSTLAEQALRYIQLLYEIESEVRDLEPDLRRRIRQEKAVPVMDRLHAWMMAQRDLVPEGSAISRALDYSLKRWAALSRYLDDGAVPIDNNWCENQIRPWALGRKNWLFAGSLRSGKRAAAIMSLIQSARLNGHDPYAYLKDVLTRLPTQRASEIDQLLPHRWQPA; from the coding sequence ATGACTTCGCTCCCCAATCTCGACCACCTTACCCCTGAACAACTGCGCGCTTTGGCGGCGCAGTTGATACAGCGTGTCGAGACGCTCGACCATCAAGTCGACACACTGGGTAAGACGGTTGAGACGATGGGCAAGAAGATCAACCGCGATCAAACGGTTATCGAGAAGCTCACCCACGAGATCGCACAACTCAAGCGTTTGAAGTTTGCCAAGCGTAGCGAGCAGATGAATCCTGAACAGGCCAGCTTGCTCGATGACCTGATCGATACCGATATCGCGGCGATTGAAGCAGAGCTTCAAGCCTTGCAAACAGTGCTGGCTCCGACCGAGAAAAAGCAAAAGCCCAAACGCACTGCTTTGCCGGCAGAGTTTCCACGCACGCTAATCCATCACGAGCCGGACAACACTCACTGCCCATGTGGCTGCGCACTCAAGCGTATCGGTGAGGACGTCAGCGAAAAGCTGGACTACACGCCCGGCGTATTTACCGTTGAACGCCATGTCCGTGGCAAATGGGTCTGTGATAACTGCGAAACGCTGATTCAGGCACCGGTTCCTGCACAGATTATTGATAAGGGCATCCCAACCGCCGGGCTGTTGGCCCACGTCATGATCGCCAAGTTTGCCGACCACCTGCCGCTTTACCGTCAGGAATCGATCTTCGGTCGTGCCGGCTTGGCGATTCCACGTTCAACTTTGGCTCAATGGGTGGGTGTGACTGGGGTGCAGCTGCAACCTCTGGTCGATGCACTGCGCGACGTAGTGCTAGGGCAACAGGTTGTTCATGCCGATGAAACACCGGTGCAAATGCTCATGCCGGGAACGAAGAAGACTCACCGCTCCTATGTTTGGGCCTACGCCACCAGCCAGTTCTGCGAAACAGCAGCTGTTGTTTATGACTTCAGCCCCAGCCGCGCTGGTGAACATGCTCGCAACTTCCTGCAAGACTGGAAGGGTAAACTGGTCTGTGATGATTTTGGCGGCTACAAGGCCAGCTTCGCACTCGGCGTGACCGAGATCGGTTGCATGGCCCATGCGCGGCGCAAGTTCTTCGAACTGCACGCGACCAACAAGAGCACGCTCGCCGAACAGGCCCTGCGCTACATCCAGTTGCTTTACGAAATCGAGAGTGAAGTGCGCGACCTGGAGCCGGATTTACGGCGCCGAATACGGCAAGAAAAAGCCGTACCGGTGATGGATAGGCTGCATGCCTGGATGATGGCCCAGCGCGATCTCGTGCCTGAAGGCTCAGCCATCAGCAGAGCACTGGATTACAGCCTGAAACGCTGGGCAGCGTTGTCGCGCTACCTCGATGACGGGGCCGTACCCATTGACAATAATTGGTGCGAGAACCAAATCCGACCGTGGGCGTTGGGTCGCAAAAACTGGCTCTTTGCAGGTTCGCTGCGCAGCGGCAAACGGGCGGCGGCGATTATGAGTTTGATCCAGTCTGCGCGGCTCAATGGCCATGATCCGTACGCATATCTGAAGGATGTCCTTACGCGCCTACCAACGCAGCGAGCGAGTGAAATTGATCAGTTGCTGCCGCATAGGTGGCAGCCGGCCTAA
- a CDS encoding nuclear transport factor 2 family protein — MSSTYSQEIADKFAVVETLYRFAAGIDLRDNELLASAFAENAVSDFGPAAAKAGFEYPVLEGRDTIVSALSGSLGQIDTTHSVSNPRVSLDGDKAHLEALVEAQHVLQNDHSRHYLMKNRYDVELVRQGGMWLIQRVTVDNVWRTGDPAVLSGV; from the coding sequence ATGTCGTCCACCTATTCCCAAGAAATTGCAGACAAGTTCGCAGTCGTTGAAACCCTGTACCGATTTGCCGCTGGTATTGATCTGCGCGACAACGAACTGCTTGCGTCGGCGTTTGCAGAGAATGCCGTTTCCGACTTCGGGCCTGCCGCAGCCAAAGCGGGTTTTGAATACCCAGTGCTGGAAGGTCGAGACACTATCGTCTCGGCTCTTTCGGGTTCACTCGGCCAGATCGACACGACGCATTCCGTCAGCAACCCTCGGGTCAGCCTTGACGGTGACAAGGCGCATCTGGAAGCACTCGTCGAAGCACAACACGTGCTGCAAAACGATCACTCGCGCCACTACCTCATGAAAAACCGTTATGACGTCGAATTGGTCAGGCAGGGCGGGATGTGGCTGATTCAGCGCGTCACGGTCGACAACGTCTGGCGGACAGGAGATCCGGCCGTTCTCTCCGGCGTTTAA
- a CDS encoding antitoxin Xre/MbcA/ParS toxin-binding domain-containing protein, whose protein sequence is MVAGRLENLGPGSGPEKVGLDPSGLIDGSPAGILLGGCASFADRVAIYELIERGISAADVREYASAVALLRDDRILSQITGLSFRSLRRLSSEGQNLNRDQTARVLRFAQTLDKATRVFAGPKDAEDWMSTPAVGLNWATPLRMLINPVGFELVDDFLTRMEWGVYH, encoded by the coding sequence ATGGTTGCAGGCCGATTAGAAAACTTGGGACCAGGCAGCGGTCCGGAGAAGGTTGGGCTTGATCCCTCCGGTCTAATAGATGGAAGTCCTGCCGGCATTTTGTTGGGGGGCTGCGCCTCCTTTGCAGATCGTGTTGCGATCTACGAACTGATCGAGCGCGGAATTTCGGCAGCAGACGTACGTGAATACGCGTCGGCCGTAGCTCTTCTCCGCGATGACCGGATTCTTTCGCAGATAACCGGGCTTTCATTCCGCTCCCTACGTCGTCTAAGTAGCGAAGGCCAGAATTTGAACCGCGACCAAACTGCACGGGTCCTCCGTTTTGCTCAAACTCTAGATAAAGCTACACGTGTTTTTGCTGGCCCCAAGGATGCTGAGGATTGGATGTCGACACCAGCAGTCGGTCTCAACTGGGCTACTCCCCTGCGCATGCTCATTAATCCAGTGGGTTTTGAGCTGGTCGATGATTTTTTAACGCGCATGGAATGGGGGGTGTATCACTGA
- a CDS encoding TnsD family Tn7-like transposition protein: MDSIRTSAQQAAPPPFPRWYEDEIFFSLCSRQHILLGNVQPRETAAALFGVQERGIKHDFPFNLDAFETNTQGALGSADEIIAQRTILPFFAPFQSDSAVQAAVKAMKSQSLGSIKYRLGLLTGRYGAEHALKACTTCMNQDTAEKGVAYWHLIHQYPGVIVCPSHGCLLKSCTANRRWSGRFQWTLPSAGILSPVANGQLSTAQYDALTSLATAASCLASIGLGNHLDPQIVTRVYRQALNITTRSRVSLSNVARSFVTHTSMLHDFYPFHSLPSSTDGAMAFIGGLIRSPRGHSHPLKHLVLIIWLFESFDAFLRAYQEMMDVKTLEDAEEYEAGPVSASKSATRLHDVAATGKPRPKVLKPAIRTKIMELLTNGADKMTICAAFEITVSTVNKLLQSEPLVQQAWAQRRFDEARALRRKDLTALVNKMPRLSAKALRERLPATYAWLYRNDKAWLLAQTAQLPTIKRGNHSKVDWSAKDHALRSLVEQSLLNCFGAASGLQLSKAELYSLIPCLPSCLEKKDQYRGTRAFLATIQSGV; this comes from the coding sequence ATGGACAGCATACGGACGTCAGCACAGCAGGCGGCCCCCCCACCTTTCCCTCGCTGGTATGAGGACGAGATCTTTTTTAGCCTATGCAGCCGGCAGCACATACTGCTTGGCAACGTCCAGCCAAGGGAAACCGCCGCTGCGCTTTTCGGCGTGCAGGAGCGAGGCATAAAACATGATTTTCCTTTCAATCTCGACGCCTTCGAAACGAACACACAGGGCGCATTAGGAAGCGCGGACGAGATTATTGCCCAGAGGACCATTCTTCCGTTCTTCGCTCCTTTTCAGTCTGACAGCGCCGTCCAGGCAGCCGTCAAAGCTATGAAATCGCAGAGCCTTGGCTCAATTAAATATCGACTAGGACTTCTGACCGGTCGCTACGGTGCAGAGCATGCTCTCAAAGCCTGCACAACGTGCATGAACCAAGACACCGCCGAAAAGGGCGTTGCGTACTGGCACCTAATTCATCAATACCCCGGGGTAATCGTTTGTCCATCTCATGGATGCCTCCTCAAGAGTTGCACTGCCAATCGAAGGTGGTCGGGGCGTTTCCAGTGGACTTTGCCAAGCGCGGGGATTCTCTCCCCCGTTGCCAATGGGCAGTTATCAACCGCGCAATACGATGCTCTCACGTCATTAGCGACCGCGGCCTCCTGCCTTGCCTCTATAGGACTTGGCAATCACCTTGATCCTCAAATTGTCACTCGGGTGTACCGCCAAGCTTTGAACATAACTACAAGATCACGAGTCAGCCTGTCCAACGTTGCCAGATCATTTGTGACTCACACGTCGATGCTCCACGACTTCTACCCGTTCCATTCACTCCCCAGCTCAACCGATGGCGCAATGGCTTTTATTGGAGGACTTATTCGCTCCCCTCGCGGGCACAGTCACCCACTCAAGCACTTGGTCTTGATCATCTGGCTGTTCGAAAGCTTCGATGCATTTTTACGTGCTTACCAGGAGATGATGGATGTGAAAACCCTGGAAGATGCAGAAGAGTACGAAGCAGGCCCGGTGTCTGCGTCTAAATCCGCCACTAGGCTCCATGATGTTGCCGCTACGGGGAAACCAAGACCGAAAGTTCTCAAGCCTGCCATCAGAACTAAGATCATGGAGCTGTTGACCAACGGAGCCGACAAAATGACCATCTGCGCAGCCTTTGAAATTACGGTTTCAACCGTAAATAAGCTTCTCCAGTCAGAACCATTGGTCCAACAGGCATGGGCCCAGCGCCGATTCGATGAGGCAAGAGCCCTCCGCCGGAAGGACTTGACCGCCTTGGTTAATAAAATGCCCCGACTAAGTGCCAAAGCGCTTCGCGAGCGTTTACCGGCTACCTACGCTTGGTTGTATCGAAATGACAAAGCGTGGCTGCTGGCACAAACCGCCCAGCTTCCCACCATCAAGCGAGGCAATCATTCCAAAGTGGACTGGTCGGCCAAGGACCATGCTCTGCGAAGCCTAGTCGAGCAGTCACTCTTGAATTGCTTCGGCGCTGCCTCTGGCCTTCAGCTGAGCAAAGCTGAGCTTTACTCCTTGATACCCTGCCTCCCTAGCTGCTTGGAGAAGAAGGATCAATATCGCGGTACCCGCGCATTTCTGGCGACAATTCAGAGCGGAGTTTAG
- a CDS encoding helix-turn-helix domain-containing protein has product MQETGDRTLAQIGSDTGNTVDCSSRYLLDQIADKWSVLILAALCQKPLRFNELKRCLEGITQKALTQALRRLERNGILSRRVIPSSQIAVEYSITPLGRTLEDPFRALYLWTINHLPAVMQAQSDFDEREVEAL; this is encoded by the coding sequence ATGCAGGAAACAGGTGATCGGACCTTGGCTCAAATCGGCTCAGACACAGGCAACACAGTCGATTGTTCTAGCCGTTACTTGCTGGATCAGATCGCGGACAAGTGGTCAGTGCTGATCCTCGCTGCGTTGTGCCAGAAGCCGCTGCGGTTCAATGAACTCAAGCGCTGTCTGGAAGGCATCACCCAAAAAGCCTTGACTCAGGCACTGCGTCGGCTTGAGCGCAACGGCATCCTGTCCCGTCGGGTGATCCCATCCTCACAGATAGCGGTGGAGTACAGCATCACGCCGTTGGGCCGCACGCTGGAGGATCCGTTCCGGGCCTTGTACCTCTGGACGATCAATCATCTGCCGGCAGTCATGCAGGCCCAGTCGGACTTTGATGAACGTGAAGTTGAAGCGCTGTAG
- the tnpB gene encoding IS66 family insertion sequence element accessory protein TnpB (TnpB, as the term is used for proteins encoded by IS66 family insertion elements, is considered an accessory protein, since TnpC, encoded by a neighboring gene, is a DDE family transposase.), with translation MIRIDAIWLATEPMDMRAGTETALARVISVFGAAKPHCAYLFANRRANRMKVLVHDGFGIWLAARRLNQGKFHWPGIRQGSELELAPEQLQALVLGLPWQRVGSGGSITLL, from the coding sequence TTGATCCGCATCGATGCCATCTGGCTCGCCACCGAGCCGATGGACATGCGCGCCGGTACCGAGACGGCATTGGCCAGGGTGATCTCGGTGTTCGGTGCGGCGAAGCCGCACTGTGCTTATCTGTTCGCCAACCGCCGCGCCAATCGCATGAAAGTGCTGGTGCATGACGGCTTCGGAATATGGCTGGCGGCGCGCCGGTTGAACCAAGGCAAGTTCCACTGGCCAGGTATTCGCCAAGGCTCTGAACTGGAGTTGGCTCCCGAGCAACTTCAGGCTTTAGTACTGGGCCTGCCATGGCAACGCGTAGGCTCCGGCGGCTCGATCACACTGCTTTAA
- a CDS encoding LLM class flavin-dependent oxidoreductase, with amino-acid sequence MIAYSILDLVRVTLETDARGAIDNARDLAIHAEAWGYKRFWVAEHHNTVGIASAATSLVVNHIAAGTHRIRVGAGGIMLPNHAPLIIAEQFGTLAQLHPGRIDLGLGRAPGTDQQTVRALRRPISGVSSFPQDILEIQSYFSDDAANREIQAVPAAGTNVPLWVLGSSSYGARLAAELGLPFAFASHFSPEMLVLALKLYRTGFKPSAQLARPHVMIGVNIIAAETAQEAHRLATSQQMSFADVFRGDYGLSKPPIEDIDSYWSPQERGKVNEVLAKSIIGNADDVRAGIEALQRETGADELMIVSDIYHHQQRLSSFEIIASVMREMNTASR; translated from the coding sequence GTGATTGCCTATTCCATCCTTGATCTCGTCAGAGTAACGCTAGAAACCGATGCGCGTGGAGCTATTGATAATGCCCGCGACTTGGCCATACACGCTGAGGCGTGGGGCTATAAGCGCTTTTGGGTCGCCGAGCATCACAATACGGTCGGGATCGCGAGCGCCGCGACCTCGCTTGTAGTCAATCATATCGCTGCCGGGACCCATCGCATCCGCGTCGGCGCGGGCGGGATCATGCTGCCCAACCATGCCCCGTTAATCATCGCAGAGCAGTTCGGGACACTTGCTCAACTGCATCCCGGCCGCATTGATCTCGGACTCGGCCGCGCTCCCGGCACAGATCAGCAGACCGTCCGCGCGTTACGTCGACCGATTTCGGGTGTGAGTTCGTTCCCGCAGGATATCCTCGAAATACAGTCCTACTTCAGTGATGACGCCGCGAATCGTGAGATACAAGCAGTGCCAGCGGCGGGAACCAACGTACCGTTGTGGGTACTGGGATCAAGTAGCTATGGTGCCCGACTCGCCGCCGAGCTGGGTCTGCCGTTCGCTTTCGCTTCGCATTTCTCTCCAGAAATGCTGGTCCTGGCGCTAAAGCTCTATCGCACCGGTTTCAAACCTTCGGCACAACTGGCCAGGCCACACGTGATGATCGGCGTAAACATTATTGCCGCCGAAACGGCGCAAGAGGCGCACAGACTCGCAACGAGCCAGCAAATGTCGTTTGCGGACGTCTTTCGCGGCGACTACGGGCTTAGCAAACCCCCAATCGAAGATATCGACAGCTACTGGTCACCACAGGAGCGAGGCAAGGTAAACGAGGTACTGGCGAAATCGATTATCGGCAATGCTGACGATGTACGAGCCGGGATAGAGGCGTTGCAGCGGGAGACGGGGGCCGACGAACTGATGATCGTTTCCGATATCTACCATCACCAACAGCGACTGAGTTCCTTTGAGATCATCGCCTCCGTCATGCGCGAAATG